The nucleotide sequence ATGCCGCCTGGCCGCCCGGCCGTACAAATAGCAATTGGGCCAGGGTCCATAACAAATGGTTATGCCGCAAGGGGATATTGCTTGCGCCCCTAGGGTTAACGCTAATAGCCTGTACCAGACCGCCATCCCGGCAGGTCCGCAGCATGCCAAAAAGTTATGACGCATGCAGCCATAGGCATTGGCCTGGCGCCGGACGCGGGCGCACAATGCCGCATCCCCATTACTGGCACCGGACCGCGAACATGGACACGCAGCAACCCTACGATCTGATTCTGCACGGCGGCGATATCGTGGACGGCACGGGCGCTCCCCGGCGGCGGGCGGACCTGGGCGTGCGCGCGGGCCGCATCGCGGCGCTGGGAGACCTGTCCGGCGCGCCGGCCACGCAGCGGCTGGACGTCACCGGCCTGGCGGTGGCGCCCGGCTTCATCGACAGCCATGCCCACGACGACCGCGCCGTGCTGGATATGCCGGACATGCTGCCCAAGGTGTCGCAGGGCGTCACGACGGTGGTCAACGGCAATTGCGGCATCAGCCTGGCGCCGCTGCGCGGCCACGAGACGCTGGTGCCGCCGCTCAACCTGCTTGGCCGCGGCCAGGCCTGCGCCAGCTTCGCGGACTATCGCAAGGCCATCGACGCCACGGCGCCGGCGGTCAACGTGGCGGCCATGGTGGGCCATTCGACGCTGCGCGTGATGCGCATGGGCGAGGTGACGCGGCCGGCGACGGGAACGGAGATCGACGCCATGCGCGCCGACGTGGAGCAGGCGCTGAACGATGGCGCCCTGGGCGTGTCGACGGGCACCTTCTACCCGCCGGCGGCGGCGGCCACGGCGGACGAGATCATCGCGGTGTGCGAGCCGATGAAGCGGCTGGGCGGTGTCTACGCGACGCATATGCGCGACGAGGGCGATCGGGTGATGGAGGCGATCGAGGAGAGCCTGCGCATCGGGGCGGCGCTGAATGTGCCGGTCGTGATTTCGCATCACAAGCTGGTGGGCAAGCAGAACCACGGGCGCTCGGCACAGACGCTGGCGCGCATCGGGGAAGCGGCCCGCGCGCAGCAGGTCTGCCTGGATTGCTATCCCTACGATGCGTCGTCGACCATTCTGCGGCCGGAACGGGTGGAGATCTGCGACCGCACGATGATCACGTGGTCCGAGCCGCATCCGGAGGCGGCCGGCCGCTACCTGGAAGACCTGGCGCGCGAATGGAAGGTCAGCCCGAGGGAAGCCGCCGAAGCGCTGCTGCCGGCGGGCGCGGTGTACTTCATCATGGACGACGGCGATGTGCGCCGCATCCTGACGTACCCGGACACGATGATAGGCTCGGACGGCCTGGCCAGCGAAGGCCGTCCGCATCCGCGCCTGTGGGGGACTTTCCCGCGCGTGCTTGGCCACTACGGACGCAAGCTGGGGCTGTTTCCGCTGGAGACCGCGGTGTACCGGATGACGGGACTGACGGCGCTGCGCCTGGGCCTGCACGAACGCGGCCGCATCGCTCCGGGCTTCCATGCCGATCTGGCGGTGTTCGACCCGGAGACGATCATCGACAACGCGACGTTCGACGAACCGACGCAGGTTTGCACGGGGATGCGGCATGTGTTCGTGGGCGGCGTGGCGACCTGGCTGGACGGCAACGCCACGGGCGCACGGCCGGGCCGGTTCATCGCGGACCGTCCGGGGCGGGCCAACCGGTAAAGGGCTCGCCCGCGAACCGGCTGTCCGCCCGGTCGGTTTGCTTGGGCCGTCCCCCCGGTGGGTTTGCTTGGGCCGTCCGCCGGGGGTGATGCCTGTCGGGGCCGGACCAATCGACCGGTCCGGGCCCCGGGGCCCGGACACCGCATCGCTGACCTCGTCCGCCGGGCGCTGGGTCGTTGCGTCCTTCTCCATGGCGTCCGCGCCACGGCTCCCTACGGTACCCGCTCGCTCGGTCTCAATGGTCCGGCCCCGACAGGCATCACCCCCGGCGAACTCCGCTGTGCCTCATTCACGGATGCCGCGACCGACGGCTTGCTTGGCCCTTCGTGGGCTCTTGCTCCGGTGTTGGAAGACTTCGCAGGGTCCGATCATTCCGGCCCCCCTGCGGGTCCGGAATGATCTTCCATACCGCGACATGCGGCGGCGTTCGCGTCGCCCGGTTCATGGCGAAGCTATCGACACACCCGTACCCACCATCGGATCCGTGGCAAGGCACATTGCCTACGGTGTGGGCGGGCCGGCTGGCGGCCCGCCCACACCGACTCGTTTCCCCCCAGATTCCGGGCGGCCATAGCCTCCACTCCAGAGCCCAACCCGCCGCATGCCAACACCCATTGCATGCCACCACCCATTGCATGCCACCACCCAACGCATGCACCACCCATCGCATGCCAGGACCCATCGCATGCCACGACCCATTGCATGCCACGACCCATTGCATACCACCACCCCCGCACACCCCCACCCCGGCATGCTCCAGCACGTAGGCGATCCTTGGCCGCGCTGGGCGGCCAAGGATCGACGGGCAACGAAAGATCTTCCTGAAGCTCCAACCCCTACCCACGAAGCGCCAAGAACAAAGACCGAGCCAGCAACCGACAATAAGGCACGGCGGAGTTCGCCGGGGATGATGCCTGTCGGGGCCGGACCATTGAGACCGAGCGAGCGGGCACCGTAGGGAGCCGTGGCGCGGACGCCATGGAGAAGGACACAACGACCCAACGCCCGGCGGACGAGGTCAGCGATGCGGTGTCCGGGCCCTGGGGCCCGGACCGGTCGATTGGTCCGGCCGCGACAGGCATCATCCCCGGCGGACGGCCCAAGCAAACCAACCGGCAAAGCCCCCAAGCAAACCAACCGGCAAAAGCCCCAAGCGAAGCGACCGAAGAACACCCCGATCAAAGCGACCAACAGCCCTCCGAAGCCCCCCGGAAGATCCATCCGCCAACGCTGCCGCCCGGAACACCCACGGCATTGCCACCGCCGGCATCCCGCACCACCGCTACAACAACTTCCCCGGATTCATCAACTGATCCGGATCCAGCGCCCGCTTGATCATCAGCATCAGATCCATCTCGACGGTCGATTTGTACCGCCGCAATTCGTCCCGCCGCAGCTGCCCCACGCCGTGTTCCGCGCTAATGCTGCCCCCCCGCTGGACCACCAGATCATGCACGCAGCGATTCAACCCCGCCGTATACCGCCCGTAATCCTCTTGCGACACATCCAAGGGCAGCAGCACGTTGTAGTGCAGATTCCCATCCCCCACGTGGCCGAAATTCACGATCGGCAGCCCGGGGAACGCCTCCGATACCGCCGCGTCCGCCTCTTCGATGAACGCCGCCAAGCGCGAAATCGGCAGCGCGATATCGTGCTTTACCGCCTTCCCCGCCCGCACCTGCGCCTGCGAGATCCCCTCGCGCAGACGCCACATCGAACGCGCCTGCGACTCGCTGGTGGCGATGGCCGCATCCGCGATCAACCCGTCTTCCAGCGCACCGGCCAGCGACCGTTCCAGGATATCGCCCAGGCCTTCCGCCGCGGCATCCGACAACTCGATCAGCGCATGGTAGGCATGGGCGCTTTCCAAGGGACACACCGCATCGCTCACATGCGCCCGCACCAGATCCACGCAATACGCGGACATCATCTCGAAGGCCGTCAGGCGCTCCCCGCACTGCCCTTGCATGCGCGACAGCAGGGATACGACGGCGTCCGGCGATCCGGCGCCCACCCAGGCGGTCGCCCGCCCCAGCGGCCGCGGATACAGCTTGAGTACCGCGCCAGTGATGATGCCCAGCGTTCCTTCCGAGCCGATGAACAGGCCACGCAGGTCGTAGCCGGTATTGTCCTTGCGCAGGCCGCGCAGGCCGCTCCAGACGCGGCCGTCGGGCAGCACGACTTCCAGGCCCAGCGCCAGGTCGCGGGTATTGCCGTAACGCAGCACCGCCGTCCCGCCCGCATTGGTGGCCAGGTTGCCGCCTATGGTGCAGCTGCCCTCCGCGCCCAGGCTCAGCGGAAAGTAGCGGCCGGCGTCGCGCGCCGCGGCCTGCACCTCGGCCAGCAGCACGCCGGCATCCACGGTGATCGTATTGTTGACGGCATCCACTTCGCGGATCCGCTTCATGCGGTTCAGGCTCAGGATCACCTGCGCGCCGCTATCGTCCGGCGCCGCGCCGCCGCTCATGCCGGTATTGCCGCCTTGCGGCACCACCGGCGTGCCCGTCTGGCGGCACAGGCGCATGACGGCGGAGACTTCCGTCGTATTGCGCGGCCGGACCACCACCGGCGTGCGGCCGCGCCATTTGCGCAGCCAGTCTTCCACATAGGGCGCCTGGGCGGCCTCGTCCAGCACCAGGCCCTCGTCGCCGACCACGTGGGCCAGGCGGCGGATCAGTTCGCCGTCCATGCCTAGCGCGCCGCGGCGTTCAGCAGTATGCGGGCGATGGCCATGCCGGTTGCGGCCTGGGTGGGTTCGACCACCGGCAGGCCCAGTTCGGCCTGCAGCCATTCGCGGTAGGCCGCCATGCCGGCGCAGCCCAGCACGATGACGTCGGCCTGGTGCGCGTCGCGCAATTGGCGGCCCACATCGGCCAGGCGCTCGCGGGTACGGGCGGCGTCGGCCAGTTCCACCACGCCCAGGCCCAGGGGCAGCTCGGCCGCGATGCGGCCGCCGATGCCCATGGCGCCGAACATGCGGCCGTGACGGGGGATGGACTGGCGCAGGATCGCGATGACGCCGACACGCTGGCCCAGGGTCATCGCGGTCAGGATGCCGCATTCGCTGATCCCCAGCACCGGCTTGCTTGTGGCCTCGCGCACCGCGTGCAGGCCGGGATCGCTGAAGCAGGCGATCACGTAGCCGGCCGCCGCGTCGCCGTGCTCGCGGTCCAGTCCCTGCACCATGCGCACCAGCGGCAAGGTGACGTTCTCGACGTCCAGCTGGGTCTGGATGCCGGGGGGCCCTTCGCGCAGCGTCAGG is from Bordetella bronchialis and encodes:
- a CDS encoding N-acyl-D-amino-acid deacylase family protein; amino-acid sequence: MDTQQPYDLILHGGDIVDGTGAPRRRADLGVRAGRIAALGDLSGAPATQRLDVTGLAVAPGFIDSHAHDDRAVLDMPDMLPKVSQGVTTVVNGNCGISLAPLRGHETLVPPLNLLGRGQACASFADYRKAIDATAPAVNVAAMVGHSTLRVMRMGEVTRPATGTEIDAMRADVEQALNDGALGVSTGTFYPPAAAATADEIIAVCEPMKRLGGVYATHMRDEGDRVMEAIEESLRIGAALNVPVVISHHKLVGKQNHGRSAQTLARIGEAARAQQVCLDCYPYDASSTILRPERVEICDRTMITWSEPHPEAAGRYLEDLAREWKVSPREAAEALLPAGAVYFIMDDGDVRRILTYPDTMIGSDGLASEGRPHPRLWGTFPRVLGHYGRKLGLFPLETAVYRMTGLTALRLGLHERGRIAPGFHADLAVFDPETIIDNATFDEPTQVCTGMRHVFVGGVATWLDGNATGARPGRFIADRPGRANR
- a CDS encoding FAD-binding oxidoreductase, yielding MDGELIRRLAHVVGDEGLVLDEAAQAPYVEDWLRKWRGRTPVVVRPRNTTEVSAVMRLCRQTGTPVVPQGGNTGMSGGAAPDDSGAQVILSLNRMKRIREVDAVNNTITVDAGVLLAEVQAAARDAGRYFPLSLGAEGSCTIGGNLATNAGGTAVLRYGNTRDLALGLEVVLPDGRVWSGLRGLRKDNTGYDLRGLFIGSEGTLGIITGAVLKLYPRPLGRATAWVGAGSPDAVVSLLSRMQGQCGERLTAFEMMSAYCVDLVRAHVSDAVCPLESAHAYHALIELSDAAAEGLGDILERSLAGALEDGLIADAAIATSESQARSMWRLREGISQAQVRAGKAVKHDIALPISRLAAFIEEADAAVSEAFPGLPIVNFGHVGDGNLHYNVLLPLDVSQEDYGRYTAGLNRCVHDLVVQRGGSISAEHGVGQLRRDELRRYKSTVEMDLMLMIKRALDPDQLMNPGKLL
- a CDS encoding aspartate/glutamate racemase family protein, giving the protein MERTLYVINPNSTQAVTDAFDAGLAPLRVPGGPRIACLTLREGPPGIQTQLDVENVTLPLVRMVQGLDREHGDAAAGYVIACFSDPGLHAVREATSKPVLGISECGILTAMTLGQRVGVIAILRQSIPRHGRMFGAMGIGGRIAAELPLGLGVVELADAARTRERLADVGRQLRDAHQADVIVLGCAGMAAYREWLQAELGLPVVEPTQAATGMAIARILLNAAAR